The proteins below come from a single Eucalyptus grandis isolate ANBG69807.140 chromosome 3, ASM1654582v1, whole genome shotgun sequence genomic window:
- the LOC104438384 gene encoding probable WRKY transcription factor 17 has translation MAIELHLGFSKMEDHTAIQEAASQGLKTMEHLIGVLSRQNLHHPGAVDCTDLTDRTVSKFRKVISLLDRTGHARFRRAPLPSSSSSSSKSAPVASPVPPAVQSRSQPLAPTPIQAPTSSQPSPASFLHAQPKQSLTLDFTRPSILGPNSKGVSEIEFAKDSFSVSSNSSFMSSAITGDGSVSNGKLGTSMFIAPASGPASSAGKPPISSVPYKKRCHEHDPSDNISGKHSGSGSGKCHCSKRRKNRVKKVTRVPAISNKIADIPADEFSWRKYGQKPIKGSPFPRGYYKCSTMRGCPARKHVERAPDDPTMLIVTYEGEHRHSQPASQEIVPAGAMNLVFKST, from the exons ATGGCGATCGAGCTGCATCTTGGCTTCTCCAAGATGGAGGATCACACGGCGATACAGGAGGCCGCGTCTCAGGGGCTGAAGACCATGGAGCACCTGATCGGCGTCCTCTCCCGCCAGAACCTCCACCACCCCGGCGCCGTCGACTGCACCGACCTCACCGACCGGACCGTCTCCAAGTTCAGGAAGGTCATCTCCCTCCTGGACCGCACCGGCCACGCCCGCTTCCGGCGGGCCCcgctcccctcctcctcctcttcctcctccaagtCTGCCCCCGTCGCTTCCCCTGTCCCCCCGGCGGTTCAGTCTCGGAGCCAGCCTCTAGCGCCGACGCCCATCCAGGCCCCGACGAGCTCGCAGCCGTCTCCGGCCAGCTTCCTCCACGCGCAGCCCAAGCAGAGCTTGACCCTCGACTTCACCCGGCCGAGCATCCTGGGCCCCAACTCCAAAGGCGTTTCCGAGATCGAGTTCGCGAAGGACAGCTTCAGCGTGTCGTCCAACTCTTCCTTCATGTCTTCGGCGATCACCGGCGACGGAAGCGTTTCGAACGGGAAGCTGGGGACGTCGATGTTCATAGCTCCGGCGTCCGGCCCGGCTTCGTCCGCCGGAAAGCCACCGATCTCGAGCGTGCCGTACAAGAAGCGGTGCCACGAGCACGACCCCTCCGATAACATCTCCGGCAAGCACTCCGGCTCCGGCAGCGGCAAGTGCCACTGCTCCAAAAGAAG GAAAAACCGAGTGAAGAAGGTGACGAGAGTGCCGGCGATCAGCAACAAGATCGCGGACATCCCGGCCGACGAGTTCTCGTGGAGGAAGTACGGACAGAAGCCGATCAAAGGGTCTCCCTTCCCACG AGGTTACTACAAGTGCAGTACAATGAGAGGGTGCCCCGCGAGGAAACACGTGGAGAGGGCCCCCGACGATCCAACGATGCTGATCGTGACGTACGAGGGGGAGCATCGTCACTCCCAGCCCGCGTCGCAGGAGATTGTGCCCGCCGGTGCGATGAACCTGGTATTCAAGTCAACCTGA
- the LOC104438383 gene encoding putative peptidyl-tRNA hydrolase PTRHD1, translating into MASPAVALLSPCRFSFLPTPRRIGFAVATGSRLRRFSMSQAPSDSAAASAAAEDVMVQYVVLRRDLIDAWPLGSVVTQGCHASVAAIWSHRDDPITLQYCSPDNLDYMHKVTLEVKGEPQILNLAEKLKAGDIAHKLWIEQPENIPTCLATKPYPKSVISSYFKKLKLCK; encoded by the exons atggcatCCCCTGCCGTAGCTCTTCTTTCCCCCTGTCGTTTCAGCTTCCTCCCCACGCCTCGCCGTATCGGATTCGCCGTCGCCACCGGGAGTCGACTCCGTCGTTTCTCCATGAGTCAGGCGCCGTCGGattccgccgccgcctccgccgccgccgaggaTGTGATGGTGCAGTACGTGGTGCTCAGGAGGGACCTCATCGACGCGTGGCCGCTGGGGAGCGTGGTGACCCAGGGCTGCCATGCCTCCGTCGCCGCCATCTGGTCTCACCGGGACGACCCCATCACTCTGCAGTACTGCAGCCCCGATAATCTTGATTACATGCACAAG GTAACTCTTGAGGTGAAGGGAGAACCCCAGATCTTGAATTTGGCAGAGAAGCTCAAAGCTGGCGACATTGCGCATAAGCTTTGGATAGAACAACCTGAGAACATCCCTACCTGCCTTGCCACAAAGCCTTACCCCAAATCTGTTATATCTTCGTACTTTAAGAAGTTGAAGCTTTGCAAGTGA